A region of the Chryseobacterium cucumeris genome:
CTTACAGACTGCACCTGATCCGCTCTTAGTAAGGCATTATTAATTTTCTTTACCACAGAAGGCACTGAATTGGCCGGATACAATGACTGATCCGGATACATCTCCCCTGACAGGTTAGCATCTGCAGCCACCTGCCATCCTGAAAGATAAATTGCTTCCAGGCCGGCATCCACTTCCTGCACCGCCTGATTACCTGTCAGTGCACCCAGTCCCGCCACATAATCCTGGGTATTTAATTTATCCCAGAATTTTTTGGACATTTCTGTCGCAATAGTGTATTCAATGGTATAAGAACCGCGAAGTTTAAGAACTTCTTCTGCCGTATAAGGTCTTTTTACACCGTGCCAACGTGGATTTGTCAGCCAATCTTGCTCAATAGCCTGGATTTGTTCTTGTCTTGTTTTCATAATATTTGGATTTTGTTTGATTAGATTTTTGGGGTTCGGGTTACGAGGTTCGGAGGTACGAGATATAATTCTCAAACTTTCGGACACTTCTACTCTCTCACTCTCCAATTAGATAAAAGGGTATGCTTTAAGGGTTAGAAATTCTTCAAAATTTTCGCAGAAAATCAATTCATTGAAAAGTTCTTTGGCGAGGTTGAATTTTCCGCTTTTGAATCGGGTTTCACCTACATATTTTTCAATATGATCCATTTCTTCTTTTTCCCACTGCAGTACCATGCTTCGGGTTAATGTTCTGTCGTCACTCAGAACTGCTTCATTTTTCAGCCATTGCCAGATTTGTGTTCTTGAAATTTCTGCAGTAGCGGCATCTTCCATCAGATTATAAATAGCGGCAGCACCGGTTCCCATCAGCCAGCTTTCAAGATAAAGAATTCCTACATTGATATTTTTACGGACTCCTTTTTCTGTGATTTCTCCTTTGGGAATTTCCAGCAGCTGGCTTTCTGTTATATGGTATTCAAATTTTTTATCGATCTGATTTTGGGAAGGCATAAACTGGTCAAAAATTTCTTTTGCGACAGCTACCAATGCGGGATGTGCTACCCAGGTTCCGTCGTGACCGTTTTTTACTTCCCTTTCTTTATCATTTCTTACTTTTTCAAAAGCAATAGTATTGGCTTCGTCATCATCTTTTACAGGAATCTGGGCAGCCATTCCGCCTATTGCATGTACATTTCTTTTATGGCAGATTTCAATCACCCTTTTTGAATAAGCACTCATAAAGGGAGATGTCATGGTTACCTGATCTCTGTCCGGAACAATAAATTCGGTAAGGTTTCTGAATTTTTTAATGTATGAGAAAATATAATCCCATCTTCCGCAATTCAATCCTGCGCTGTGTTCTTTTAATTCAAATAAAATTTCATCAATCTGAAACGAAGCGGTAATCGTTTCTATTAAAACAGTCGCTTTAATGGTTCCCTCCGGAATTCCGAGATAGTTTTGCGCAAAAACAAAAACTTCATTCCACCAGCGTGCTTCTTTATAATGTTCCAGTTTTGGAAGATAGAAGTAAGGACCGCTGCCATTTTCCAAAAGCTGTTTTGCATTTCTGAAGAAATATATTCCAAAATCAGTCAGTGATCCGGAAGCTTTTTCTCCATTGATTTCAATATGTTTTTCAGGAAGGTGCAGGCCGCGTGGACGAACCTGTAAAACAGCCGTTTTTTCATTAAGGGTGTATGCCTTTCCTTTTTCGTTCACAAAATCAATAGTCCGGTTAATGGCATCAGAAAGATTAATCTGTCCCTGAATACAGTTTTCCCACACTGGCGAGCTGCTATCTTCAAAGTCGGCCATAAATGTAGAAGCACCGGAATTCAAGGCATTGATAATCATCTTGCGGTCAACAGGACCGGTAATTTCTACTCTTCTATCCAGCATATCGTCAGGAAGCGGAGCACATACCCAATTTCCATTCCGGATGTCTGCTGTTTCTTTCAAGAACTCAGGAAGATTTCCTTTATCAAAATTTTGCTGAGTAATTTTTCTTTCTTCTAAAAGTTCAAGTCTTTTATGATTAAAGTTCTGATGAAGCGAAATCAGAAAATCTGCCAAATCGGGAGTAAATACTTCCTCAAACCGCTTCTGTGCCTTTATTTCTAATTGAGTCTTTGTTTCCATAACCTATTGATTTTGTGATTTGATATTACAAACATAAATAAAAATTTTCACAAATAGCGAACGTTCGCTAAATTTATTTAAAAATTATTATGCGAATAATCGCATCTAATTATTTATATTTGAAGTAATGAATTCAGAAAGCGACTTTATCAAAACAGTTTTCGGGCTAAAACTGAAACAGCAGAGACAAAAGAAAAACTGGTCTCTGCAGGATCTTGCTGTAAAGACAGGATTATCAAAATCTTACCTCAACGAAATTGAAAACGGGAAAAAGTATCCCAAGCACGATAAAATCATTCAGCTTTCTGAAGCACTGAGCTGTACTTTTGACGATCTGGTTTCTACCAAACTTGATAAAAGCCTTTCCCCTTTCAATGAAATCCTGCAGTCTGATTTCTTTAAAGAAGTTCCTCTGGAGTTATTCGGAATTAATAAAAACAACCTCATCAGCATTATCAGCGATGCACCGAAAAAAGTAACGGCTTTTATTAATGCCCTGATCGAAATTTCTCAGAATTATAATCTTGGTAAGGAAAGATTTTATTTTGCCGTCTTAAGGTCATTTCAGGAATTATATGATAACTATTTTCCGGAAATTGAAGAAAAGGTTGATCTGTTTACCCGGGAAAATCAGTTACAGCCCGGAAAAGATCTAAAGTCTGACATCCTGGAGGCAATTCTTGCAGAAAAATTCAGTTACACCATTCAGTCTGAAGATTTTGAAAAATATGGAACTCTGGATAACCTCCGCTCTCTTTTCATTCCTGAAAAAAAATTATTACTGCTGAATCAAAAACTGGAAAAGGATCAGAAAACATTCATTCTGGCTAAAGAAATCGGCTTCAATGTACTAGAATTAAAAAACCGTCCCAATACCTATTCGTGGCTTGATTTCGGAAGCTTTGAAGAAATTCTGAATAACTTTTACGCCTCTTATTTCGCAGGAGCATTGCTCATTTCAAAAGAACCTGTCATTGAAAAAACCTCAGAATTTTTCCAGCAAAATACATGGGAACCTAAAAATTTTGAGAGTCTTATCAGCAGTTTCACCCACTCGCCTGAAACATTTTATTACCGGCTGACCAACATCCTCTCGGCTGAAATGGGAATTAAAGATCTTTTTTATTTATGTCTGGTAAAAAAGAAAAATTCGGATAAAATTCAGATTTTAAAAGAGCTTCATCTTAATCACCAGCAGGCTCCTCATGCCAATGCAATGAACGAGCATTACTGCAGAAGATGGATTGCGGTAAAAAATCTTGGTGATTTAAAAGAAAATGAAACCCTGACGGATGCTCAGGTTTCTCATTATAAAGATCAGGGAATAAGTTATCTGGTAATTTCTACTTCACAAAAAAATCCATTCTCAGATGGAAGTAACAGAAGTTATTGCCTAGGGATTTTACTGAATTCCCAAACGATTAAAAAAATTGGTTTTATCAAGTCTCCTTCCTTAAAAACCATTAATGTAGGGGTTACATGCGAATCCTGCAGTATTCCTGACTGTGAAGTGAGACAGGCTCCACCGGTAAGACTGGAAAAGGAGCATTTTAATATGAGTATGAAGAATGCTGTTGAGAAGATCAGGAAGACGTTTGATGATATTTAAAAAGTGAATCGTGAATTATCAATGCGCTTCGCTTGTGAATTTTTATACGGTTCGGGGTGCTGGATCAGGTTTGTGAA
Encoded here:
- a CDS encoding helix-turn-helix domain-containing protein, with the translated sequence MNSESDFIKTVFGLKLKQQRQKKNWSLQDLAVKTGLSKSYLNEIENGKKYPKHDKIIQLSEALSCTFDDLVSTKLDKSLSPFNEILQSDFFKEVPLELFGINKNNLISIISDAPKKVTAFINALIEISQNYNLGKERFYFAVLRSFQELYDNYFPEIEEKVDLFTRENQLQPGKDLKSDILEAILAEKFSYTIQSEDFEKYGTLDNLRSLFIPEKKLLLLNQKLEKDQKTFILAKEIGFNVLELKNRPNTYSWLDFGSFEEILNNFYASYFAGALLISKEPVIEKTSEFFQQNTWEPKNFESLISSFTHSPETFYYRLTNILSAEMGIKDLFYLCLVKKKNSDKIQILKELHLNHQQAPHANAMNEHYCRRWIAVKNLGDLKENETLTDAQVSHYKDQGISYLVISTSQKNPFSDGSNRSYCLGILLNSQTIKKIGFIKSPSLKTINVGVTCESCSIPDCEVRQAPPVRLEKEHFNMSMKNAVEKIRKTFDDI
- the aceB gene encoding malate synthase A, whose protein sequence is METKTQLEIKAQKRFEEVFTPDLADFLISLHQNFNHKRLELLEERKITQQNFDKGNLPEFLKETADIRNGNWVCAPLPDDMLDRRVEITGPVDRKMIINALNSGASTFMADFEDSSSPVWENCIQGQINLSDAINRTIDFVNEKGKAYTLNEKTAVLQVRPRGLHLPEKHIEINGEKASGSLTDFGIYFFRNAKQLLENGSGPYFYLPKLEHYKEARWWNEVFVFAQNYLGIPEGTIKATVLIETITASFQIDEILFELKEHSAGLNCGRWDYIFSYIKKFRNLTEFIVPDRDQVTMTSPFMSAYSKRVIEICHKRNVHAIGGMAAQIPVKDDDEANTIAFEKVRNDKEREVKNGHDGTWVAHPALVAVAKEIFDQFMPSQNQIDKKFEYHITESQLLEIPKGEITEKGVRKNINVGILYLESWLMGTGAAAIYNLMEDAATAEISRTQIWQWLKNEAVLSDDRTLTRSMVLQWEKEEMDHIEKYVGETRFKSGKFNLAKELFNELIFCENFEEFLTLKAYPFI